AATATCAACTCAAGAAGCAAGTGAGACGAACTACACAACATtctaatgaaaaacaaaaggagcTCTCGTTGAACATGGTTACTTATTGTAATACACAGCTCTCATCCTTGGTGTGGATTTTCATTCCGTTGTTGTCACAGGGGCTGAAGAATGGGTAGACTGTCCCAGGGaagcagcagccagtgaagcAGAAGATCAGAGCTGCAGTAGTGACGTCGTGGAAGGAGACCAGGCCCTGCTCATGGTCCACAAACACTCCCACCTTCGTGGGCTTCGACTTCAGGGAGAGACACACCGGTTGGTCGGCTGCTGCAAAATACTTGTTAGGTCCAATCAGCTTCCACTGCATAGACAGGGTCCAGTAACCGTTTCTGGGGCTCAGTGTGATTTCACTGCTGTTGTCGGTCAACTGTGTggtcacacctacagtaaatgtagagGAAGTAGTAACTGCAAAGTAAAACCTTCCTGAGGAGAAGCCCTGCTTTGACAAAACACACCTACAGATATTTCGATTGTCTGCATGTTTGTCCCGTTTGGGATGAACAACATCAGGATCCAGTGTCACATTGACTGCATATTTCTGGACCCTCCTCAGTTCATCCTGAAAAAGTCTTGTCATGTAATCGCtgagctccttctccagctgacTCACAGCTCTCACCACACTTCCTTCATACGAAGCAGGAAGGAAGCGGGCGCCGGTCCAGTTTCTGGTGGCTGGAGAGGTACCGACTGAAGGAACGGTCTGCTTCTCCAGAGCAGAGATTTCCTGTTCCAGCTGTTTTATGAGAACTGCACCCTGGTTTACCTtcactctctgcttctctgtgatgGTCTTGATGAGCTCAGCCTGGCTTCTCTCCACAGTCTCCTTCAGAGCAGTGAAGACCTGAACACCTTCTtccatctctctgtctgcagctttgtTGCTGAGCTCCACTGAGCGTCGGATCTCCTCAATCTTCACTCGTCTCTTCTTGATCATCTGCTGGATTTCAGCATCGGTCTTCACCAGCTCTGACTTCTTTCCTTTAGTCCTTTCTTTCAGAGCATCTTGTGTCTTGTGGTCCAGCATAGCTTTGTGTTGAGCTGACTGTCTGAACTGAGCAGCCATCTCAGAGATGAAGGTGTTGACCTGCAGCTCAGGCCTCGTGTGGTAAATCCTCTTACAGACAGGACACTGGCACTGGACGTTAATATTCCAGTATGTGGTGATGCAGCTCTTACAGTAGTTGTGTCCACAGGGTGAAGTCACTGGATCAGTGAAGACATCCAGACAGATGGAGCACAGGAACTGATCCTCAGTCAGCAGACAGCTGGCAGCAGCCATAGCGACGATCTGAGAAGAGAAAGTGAAAGTCAATTATCATTTATTAGAGGCTGAAATGAACAAAtcaatgtaaatatttaagttaTTTAACTATATAAGTCTTGTTTCAAGTGGTGAATAAAATACACCCTCTTAATGACAACTGCACACTCTAATCATAGATCAAGAAATGAAATATTACTTACAACCTCATAGACTTTAAAAAATTTATCACCAAATACtataaaacactttttaggatttatagttttaatattaaagcttTAAGGAAAcgaacaaaaattaaaaaaattcttcTGTGTCAAATCTCTCCAGAAGCCACTGAGTGACCGATTCTCCCTGGGTGGAACCTTCCTGTCTGTGTATAAAGTAAACTCATAGCAAATATAATCAGTTGTACTCACTGTTGTTTGTATCTGCTCTGTTGGAAGAAAAATGatcagtttgtttatttcttatGAGAAGAGAGAcctgttccagcagcagctcagttgTTGCGCAGACAAAATTGGTGTGTTAAATGAGGAAATGTGACCTCACAGctgttttgctttcattttgctCCACCTCTGATTTCTGCCCCCCCCAGGGAAATAAGAACCTTTAGTTTTTGTTGTGTCCTGGAAAAGGAGGACACAAAATATAAAGActaacaacaaaacattttaggGATTTTTTTTATAGTACCAATACAATACACTATTATATAATGAACAATACAGTGTCATTTGTAGAGAATTTATTGATCAAGTCatataattatgttttattgtagAACACACACATTATCCAGATTCAAAGACAACTCCTCGTCACACGCTCAACCTTAGAGCACGATGGAGTTGCTTCATTCACTCAGCTCTTATCAGAACATACACTCAGGATCCGGTTGCTGACGGCACAGTTCAGACCAAGCCTCCACCCTCAGCGCATACATATATAGACGGAGCGTCCTAGTCGGAGCAGTACAGCAGCTTGATGCGCCTGACGTCGTCCCGGCTCATCCGCGTGGCTCTGCCAAACTCGGCGCCGGCGTCGGGGACGGCCTCCATGGTGGGACTGGATCCGTCTCTGGAAAAGGCCAGTCTGCAGGAAGCAGGCAACGCAGGGACGTCACTCTGTGTCTGGGCTGAAACGTGACAGACGCTCAGAGAACAGGACGTTTCTTTATCCTCCACGTTTGCCTGTGCCGTGTCTTCCTGCTGGTcgctgtatgtgcatgtgtggggcATTAACCAGTCCCAGTTATGTTGAGGCACTAAAACCTCCAGGATCAGTCTCAGCTAAAGTTAACGAGTAACTGACTTCACGTTGCTGGACGTGGTCACTGACCTGCCGTAGTGCATGACGGAGCTGTAGTCATAAGGAGTTTCCTGGTTCCGAGTGTCGACTTTGTCAAAGTTGAATTCGTGACCTGCAGTGATAAATGAAACCCGTTATCTGCTCTAAATGCTTCTTATAACACTTTAAGGAAAACAATGCATCACGATTAAGACTGCAGCGGGTGAGTAGCACCACCGTGAGAGAGACCACGTGTCTGTCTCACATTATCATTCCTATGTGTTTTCTCTTGCTACCGGACATGATGTTCTCCAGCAGAACCCTGATGTGTTGGTCCCGGTCGGAGCGGCGGTGCTCATGGTTAAAGCCGAGCGCGTGCAGCAGCTCGTGCTGGACCGTTCCATGATGGAGACACCCCCGACGGCTCAGAGACACCAACTGGCCGCCGCCCCGGCGACCCACGTAGGAGTAGCATCTG
The genomic region above belongs to Betta splendens chromosome 6, fBetSpl5.4, whole genome shotgun sequence and contains:
- the LOC114857536 gene encoding E3 ubiquitin-protein ligase TRIM38-like codes for the protein MAAASCLLTEDQFLCSICLDVFTDPVTSPCGHNYCKSCITTYWNINVQCQCPVCKRIYHTRPELQVNTFISEMAAQFRQSAQHKAMLDHKTQDALKERTKGKKSELVKTDAEIQQMIKKRRVKIEEIRRSVELSNKAADREMEEGVQVFTALKETVERSQAELIKTITEKQRVKVNQGAVLIKQLEQEISALEKQTVPSVGTSPATRNWTGARFLPASYEGSVVRAVSQLEKELSDYMTRLFQDELRRVQKYAVNVTLDPDVVHPKRDKHADNRNICRCVLSKQGFSSGRFYFAVTTSSTFTVGVTTQLTDNSSEITLSPRNGYWTLSMQWKLIGPNKYFAAADQPVCLSLKSKPTKVGVFVDHEQGLVSFHDVTTAALIFCFTGCCFPGTVYPFFSPCDNNGMKIHTKDESCVLQ